A genomic region of Runella rosea contains the following coding sequences:
- a CDS encoding GntR family transcriptional regulator, whose product MNFHNQTAIYLQIAEYIGEQILVQNWKPEDKVPSIRELAVQLEVNPNTVQRTYDFLQTREVIYTKRGLGYFVTPAAEQNYLDWRRETFIQNELPIFFKQMRLLRMDFDELEKRYEALLAQ is encoded by the coding sequence ATGAATTTTCATAATCAAACAGCCATCTATTTGCAAATCGCCGAGTACATTGGGGAGCAGATATTGGTTCAAAACTGGAAACCTGAGGATAAAGTGCCTTCAATCAGGGAGTTGGCGGTGCAGTTGGAGGTAAACCCCAATACTGTTCAGCGTACTTATGATTTCCTGCAAACCCGTGAAGTGATTTATACGAAGCGTGGACTTGGTTACTTCGTCACGCCAGCCGCCGAACAGAACTATTTGGATTGGCGACGAGAGACTTTTATTCAAAACGAATTGCCGATTTTTTTCAAGCAGATGCGCTTGCTCAGAATGGATTTTGACGAACTCGAAAAAAGATACGAAGCTCTTTTGGCACAGTAA
- a CDS encoding glycoside hydrolase family 2 protein, whose translation MKKEIFFNHLNKTLPVVRKIALLVLILWSKSVIAQVKDKTLWQPYRVTERSGNQHIELTGEGWTLGHADQPIKSTAELKALKDVFSTSVPTSVHWSYFKAGKLPHPYYHKNSLQYTWLDEKAWYYRRSFRMPEKGADDYVFLCFEGVDYFSKVWVNDSLVGVHEGMFGGPTVEISRFLKADNEIVVEVRAGNWGNKATYYENLPRLASGEFDYSKRTGYNPRASGKIIKPWVISGGSGGEPFFSVGMWQGVRLEVVPKVHLERPYLTTTEIRGQNNLQSATLHLSLELLANEASTNLTLHPWVNAQLDHPNNYGQKFEPVSGNYTVQFEMFSGATSALKQTWKVNLTKGRNWLEKDIVLPNPKLWNPNGLGKAELYEVKITLLKENKAVDNLKFTYGVRRIEYLPTAGERTRDRWDNWQFVINGKKLFVKGMNFTPQDILLDLNRERYRWTLEAAKKMGVQLVRIWGGGLLETQHFYDLCNELGIMVWQDFPIGNQDTPDYPQDVWEAQVVQNIVRLRNHPSLAIWCGGNEFNAYSTGNAASLGIIERNLKIFDPSRVFKRTTPDHGAIHTYPDMDPIWYNRSYAKAPWISETGMHSIPEAGVFYETVNNKEFTDLGKMWDKEFYKTHPEFIHHFTEYGPGRVPRMLSRASHITDVTDPSIDAISEASQVGAGEFYQIFSEKVQGNYPVTAGLMPWVFKRHWPVIAIQLMDWFGHAGAPYYFLKRTYEPTHVAVDIERMLWKAGEKINLPVKITHSEAQPIKGAQVSVTVMDDSFKSLWHQQKPVAIAVGPSVNAVQTGNFQIPSDYRDRFLLVLTELKDAAGKLISRSYYYPRVLSKMDDAAFYADYTTKPIEWITLDKGPWLKPTVAKSATRCQLTVVRQEKIDDQHSRITVRVLNQGNLPAFMTKVDISGTKRAIVASDNYNWLAAGESREITLDVLWREPETKNSAIVTFSAWNVAKMEVKL comes from the coding sequence ATGAAGAAAGAAATATTTTTCAATCATTTAAACAAAACCTTACCTGTAGTAAGGAAGATCGCGCTGTTGGTTTTAATCCTCTGGTCGAAGTCAGTCATTGCCCAGGTCAAAGACAAAACATTATGGCAACCCTATCGCGTCACGGAACGGTCTGGCAATCAGCATATTGAATTAACGGGTGAGGGGTGGACGCTCGGACATGCCGACCAACCCATAAAAAGTACTGCCGAATTGAAAGCCCTAAAAGATGTTTTCAGCACTTCGGTGCCCACTTCGGTGCATTGGTCGTACTTTAAAGCGGGCAAACTGCCACATCCATACTATCATAAAAACTCCCTGCAATACACGTGGCTTGATGAAAAAGCCTGGTACTATCGCCGCTCGTTCAGGATGCCTGAAAAGGGAGCCGACGACTACGTTTTTCTCTGCTTTGAGGGCGTGGATTATTTCTCAAAAGTATGGGTAAACGATTCGCTCGTTGGAGTTCATGAAGGTATGTTTGGTGGTCCAACCGTGGAAATAAGCCGTTTTTTGAAAGCAGATAACGAAATTGTGGTGGAAGTACGCGCTGGCAATTGGGGCAACAAAGCCACGTATTATGAGAACTTACCGCGCTTGGCATCGGGGGAGTTTGATTATTCCAAACGCACTGGCTACAATCCCCGCGCAAGCGGTAAAATCATCAAACCTTGGGTGATTTCGGGTGGCTCGGGCGGCGAGCCTTTTTTCAGCGTGGGTATGTGGCAAGGCGTGCGGCTAGAAGTGGTTCCAAAAGTGCATTTAGAACGACCCTATCTGACTACAACAGAGATAAGAGGTCAGAATAATTTACAATCTGCTACCCTCCACCTTTCTTTAGAGCTCTTAGCCAACGAAGCTTCCACCAATCTTACACTCCATCCGTGGGTCAATGCACAACTCGACCATCCCAACAATTACGGTCAAAAATTTGAACCTGTTTCAGGAAATTATACCGTACAATTTGAAATGTTTTCGGGCGCAACTTCCGCGCTCAAACAAACATGGAAGGTCAACTTGACCAAAGGTCGCAATTGGCTCGAAAAAGACATCGTGCTGCCTAATCCTAAGTTGTGGAACCCTAATGGATTGGGAAAAGCAGAGCTGTACGAAGTAAAAATCACGCTTTTAAAAGAAAACAAAGCGGTTGATAATCTGAAATTTACGTACGGTGTACGCCGAATTGAGTACTTGCCCACGGCGGGCGAGCGCACCCGCGATCGCTGGGATAACTGGCAGTTTGTCATCAATGGAAAAAAGCTCTTTGTGAAAGGAATGAATTTTACGCCCCAGGATATTTTGCTCGACCTAAACCGCGAACGCTACCGCTGGACACTCGAAGCGGCAAAAAAAATGGGCGTTCAGCTCGTTCGCATCTGGGGCGGCGGCCTGCTCGAAACGCAGCATTTCTACGACCTTTGTAATGAATTGGGTATCATGGTGTGGCAGGACTTCCCCATCGGAAACCAAGACACGCCCGATTATCCACAGGACGTATGGGAGGCGCAGGTGGTGCAGAACATTGTGCGGCTGCGCAACCATCCGTCGCTCGCCATTTGGTGCGGGGGCAATGAGTTTAACGCCTACTCGACGGGCAATGCCGCCTCCCTCGGAATCATCGAGCGTAATCTCAAAATCTTTGATCCCTCCCGCGTTTTTAAGCGCACCACACCCGACCACGGAGCCATTCATACCTACCCCGACATGGACCCAATATGGTACAACCGCAGCTACGCCAAAGCGCCGTGGATTTCCGAAACGGGTATGCACTCCATTCCCGAAGCGGGTGTTTTCTACGAAACGGTCAACAACAAAGAATTTACGGATTTGGGCAAAATGTGGGACAAAGAATTCTATAAAACCCACCCCGAATTCATTCACCATTTTACCGAATACGGCCCGGGGCGCGTACCGCGTATGCTAAGCCGCGCTTCACACATTACAGACGTAACCGACCCGAGCATTGATGCCATTTCGGAAGCGTCGCAGGTGGGAGCGGGGGAGTTTTATCAGATTTTTTCCGAAAAAGTACAGGGCAATTATCCCGTCACGGCGGGCCTGATGCCGTGGGTATTTAAGCGGCATTGGCCCGTCATTGCCATCCAACTCATGGATTGGTTTGGCCACGCTGGCGCGCCGTATTATTTTCTGAAACGAACCTACGAACCTACCCATGTAGCCGTTGATATAGAAAGGATGCTGTGGAAAGCAGGGGAAAAAATCAACCTGCCCGTCAAAATCACCCACTCCGAAGCGCAACCAATAAAAGGAGCGCAGGTTTCGGTAACGGTGATGGATGATTCGTTCAAATCGCTTTGGCACCAACAAAAACCCGTAGCTATCGCGGTCGGGCCTTCGGTTAATGCCGTGCAAACGGGTAATTTTCAGATTCCTTCCGATTACCGCGACCGATTTTTGTTGGTGTTGACTGAACTCAAAGATGCTGCTGGCAAGTTGATCTCGCGCTCGTACTATTATCCGCGCGTGTTGTCAAAAATGGATGATGCCGCTTTTTATGCCGACTATACCACCAAACCCATTGAGTGGATCACGCTCGACAAAGGCCCGTGGTTGAAACCTACCGTGGCTAAATCGGCTACCCGTTGTCAGTTGACGGTTGTGCGTCAGGAAAAAATAGATGACCAACACAGTCGTATCACGGTACGGGTGCTTAATCAGGGAAATCTGCCTGCCTTTATGACCAAAGTTGACATCAGCGGCACCAAACGCGCTATCGTGGCGAGCGACAATTACAATTGGCTGGCAGCGGGCGAAAGCCGTGAAATAACACTTGACGTTCTCTGGCGCGAACCCGAGACAAAAAACAGTGCCATCGTGACTTTCTCGGCTTGGAACGTTGCTAAAATGGAAGTGAAATTATGA
- a CDS encoding ABC transporter ATP-binding protein, translating into MIQFNHVHFGYGAQKLFTELSLNLEAGHIYGLLGKNGAGKTTLLKMMAGLVFPKVGTVVTLAHEPRKRQPSLMQQLYFVAEDAFVPDTTARRLADTYGVFYPLFDNAQFFNYLQQFGVNSDQKLEKVSFGQRKKALISFALATNVPLLLMDEPTNGLDIPSKSTFRKLVAGAASDERCIIISTHQVRDLESLIDTVLVLHNGKITYREDLNVLAEESTSQPDLEALFQDIIQK; encoded by the coding sequence ATGATACAATTTAATCATGTTCATTTTGGGTACGGGGCTCAAAAGTTGTTTACTGAGCTGTCATTGAACCTCGAAGCAGGGCACATATACGGGCTGCTGGGAAAAAACGGCGCTGGTAAAACCACGCTTTTAAAAATGATGGCCGGGTTGGTTTTCCCCAAAGTTGGGACCGTGGTTACGCTCGCCCACGAGCCGCGCAAGCGGCAGCCTTCGCTGATGCAGCAGTTGTATTTTGTGGCCGAAGATGCGTTTGTGCCCGACACTACTGCCCGACGCTTGGCGGATACCTACGGGGTTTTCTACCCGCTGTTTGACAATGCACAGTTTTTTAACTATCTCCAACAATTCGGGGTTAATTCCGACCAAAAACTGGAAAAAGTGTCTTTTGGGCAACGCAAGAAAGCCCTCATCAGTTTTGCGCTGGCCACCAATGTGCCGCTGCTGTTGATGGACGAGCCCACCAATGGCCTAGACATCCCCTCAAAAAGCACCTTTCGGAAGTTGGTGGCTGGGGCGGCTTCCGATGAGCGCTGTATCATTATTTCTACGCATCAAGTACGCGATTTAGAAAGTTTGATTGATACGGTATTGGTGTTGCACAATGGCAAAATCACTTATAGAGAAGACCTCAATGTACTCGCTGAAGAGAGTACTTCTCAGCCTGATTTAGAAGCATTGTTTCAGGATATAATTCAAAAATAA
- a CDS encoding RraA family protein, with protein sequence MSVDQYQKEVGMMNLEQLIETREGKPDVKFPIAEKELLMRFEQLYTGAVNDVLREFCLLNQALPNHIIPLREYHTVAGFAFTVKSSPNAMIKGEMEFRVKMLDEIREDTFIVWDTSRDEKATLWGGVMTATAKGKKVKAACIDGGIRDTHQIIAEGFPIFYKYRISNGSLGRCLITHYQVTLQIGDVTIKPGDVVLGDIDGVLVVPREIAYQVLLRAEEIKENEKVIFDWVHEGQSIQEITEKGGYF encoded by the coding sequence ATGAGTGTAGATCAATATCAAAAAGAGGTGGGAATGATGAACCTCGAACAACTCATTGAAACCCGGGAAGGCAAACCTGATGTTAAATTCCCCATCGCCGAAAAAGAACTGTTGATGCGGTTTGAGCAACTCTATACGGGAGCGGTCAACGACGTACTTCGTGAGTTTTGTTTGCTGAATCAGGCACTACCCAATCACATTATCCCCCTTCGGGAATACCACACTGTAGCGGGATTTGCTTTTACGGTCAAAAGCTCTCCCAACGCTATGATCAAAGGCGAGATGGAGTTTAGGGTCAAAATGCTAGACGAAATCCGGGAAGATACCTTCATCGTTTGGGATACCTCTCGCGACGAAAAGGCTACTCTCTGGGGAGGCGTAATGACGGCCACCGCCAAAGGAAAAAAAGTAAAAGCCGCATGCATTGACGGCGGCATCCGAGATACTCACCAGATCATTGCCGAAGGGTTTCCTATTTTTTACAAATACCGTATTTCCAACGGCAGTCTGGGCCGATGCCTAATCACACATTATCAGGTAACCTTGCAGATTGGGGATGTTACCATTAAACCCGGCGATGTGGTACTGGGCGATATTGACGGGGTATTGGTAGTGCCGAGAGAAATTGCCTACCAAGTACTCCTACGGGCCGAAGAGATCAAAGAAAACGAAAAAGTGATCTTTGACTGGGTCCACGAAGGGCAAAGTATTCAGGAAATTACCGAAAAAGGGGGATATTTCTAG
- a CDS encoding asparagine synthetase B: MKRCILPLIIFFGLVQGAWASKVFIPMDEAQKNHLKAYGLAYWVLRSYDTEIDWLLNYRGGSFMLDWNQRVVNELVIRGISYDVISDAQSAAILNEVAQPDANMDNVKLHKAPKVAVYSPKTKQPWDDAVTLVMTYAEIPYEIVYDDDVMQGKLAEYDWLHLHHEDFTGQYGKFFHFRDFPWYRAQKREAEDIAAKWGFSKVSKLKLAVAKKVQEYVAGGGYMFAMCNATDTYDVALAAQNTDIADVLYDGDGTDPGAQKKLDFTQTFAFQNFQVVTNPYEIEFSTVDSQPNDRGLTEANDYFTLFQFSAKWDPVPTMLTQNHQQIIKGFMGQTTAFKKQFIKPEVIILAENRAASEARYIHSTFGKGFFTFYGGHDPEDYRHEINEEPTDLNLHPNSAGYRLILNNILFPAAKKKKLKT, from the coding sequence ATGAAACGGTGCATCCTACCACTTATCATTTTTTTTGGCTTAGTTCAGGGAGCATGGGCTTCTAAAGTCTTTATTCCGATGGATGAAGCCCAAAAAAATCACTTGAAAGCTTACGGATTGGCCTATTGGGTGCTCCGTTCGTACGATACTGAAATCGATTGGCTGCTCAATTACCGGGGTGGGAGTTTTATGCTGGATTGGAATCAGCGCGTAGTCAATGAGTTGGTCATCAGGGGAATAAGTTACGATGTTATCTCTGATGCTCAAAGTGCGGCCATTTTGAACGAAGTGGCGCAGCCCGATGCAAATATGGACAACGTAAAACTCCATAAAGCACCCAAAGTGGCCGTCTATTCGCCCAAAACAAAACAACCTTGGGACGATGCCGTGACGCTCGTTATGACCTACGCCGAAATCCCCTACGAAATCGTGTATGACGACGACGTAATGCAGGGTAAACTGGCCGAATATGATTGGCTCCATTTGCACCACGAAGATTTTACGGGCCAATACGGGAAGTTTTTTCATTTCAGAGATTTTCCTTGGTACCGTGCCCAAAAACGCGAAGCTGAAGATATTGCGGCCAAATGGGGGTTCTCAAAAGTATCTAAACTTAAATTGGCTGTGGCCAAAAAAGTGCAAGAGTACGTGGCAGGAGGAGGATATATGTTTGCAATGTGTAATGCCACCGATACCTACGATGTGGCCTTAGCGGCCCAAAATACCGACATTGCCGATGTGCTTTACGACGGAGATGGGACTGACCCTGGAGCGCAGAAAAAACTGGATTTTACGCAAACATTCGCCTTTCAGAACTTTCAGGTCGTGACGAACCCCTACGAAATTGAATTCTCGACCGTCGACAGTCAACCCAATGACCGGGGATTGACCGAGGCCAATGATTATTTTACGTTGTTTCAATTTTCAGCAAAGTGGGACCCCGTACCTACCATGCTGACCCAAAACCACCAGCAAATTATTAAAGGGTTTATGGGACAAACAACGGCCTTTAAAAAGCAATTTATCAAGCCCGAAGTTATTATTTTGGCAGAAAATCGCGCAGCGAGTGAGGCCCGGTACATTCACAGTACGTTTGGCAAAGGTTTTTTTACCTTTTACGGCGGTCATGACCCGGAAGATTATCGTCACGAAATTAATGAGGAGCCGACTGACTTGAACCTTCACCCCAATTCGGCGGGCTACCGGTTGATTCTGAATAATATTCTGTTCCCGGCGGCCAAGAAGAAAAAACTGAAAACTTAG
- a CDS encoding 3'-5' exonuclease codes for MAHNLKLKKPLAVFDLETTGINIQKDRIVEISVVKALLNGEIESKTFRVNPGIPIPIESSLIHGIYDEDVKDCPTFKNFAKTLAQFLTGCDLAGFNSNRFDVPMLVEEFLRADVDFDIKNRKLVDAQRIFHMMEPRNLAAAYKFYCDKDLQNAHSAYADTMATFEVLCAQIDRYEGVKIKNENGELYEPIQNDMEALHNLTASKIVDFANRMAYNAKGEEIINFGKHSGKRVVDVLTQEPAYYDWMMKSDFPLDTKRKLTEIKMRMAFGRK; via the coding sequence ATGGCACACAACCTCAAACTCAAAAAGCCCCTGGCGGTTTTCGACTTAGAAACCACGGGTATCAACATCCAAAAAGACCGCATTGTAGAAATCAGCGTGGTCAAAGCCTTGCTCAACGGTGAGATAGAAAGCAAGACGTTTCGCGTGAATCCGGGCATTCCGATTCCGATTGAATCTAGTCTGATTCACGGCATTTATGACGAAGATGTAAAGGATTGCCCTACGTTCAAAAATTTCGCAAAAACACTGGCGCAGTTTCTGACGGGCTGCGACTTGGCCGGATTTAACTCCAACCGTTTTGATGTGCCGATGCTGGTGGAGGAATTTCTGCGGGCCGACGTAGACTTCGACATCAAGAACCGGAAACTCGTGGATGCCCAACGGATTTTTCACATGATGGAGCCGCGCAATCTGGCGGCAGCCTACAAATTTTATTGTGACAAAGATTTGCAAAATGCCCACAGCGCTTATGCCGATACCATGGCCACTTTTGAGGTGCTGTGCGCGCAAATCGACCGCTATGAAGGCGTTAAAATTAAAAATGAAAATGGTGAATTATATGAGCCGATTCAGAACGATATGGAAGCCCTCCACAATCTGACGGCGTCGAAAATCGTTGATTTTGCCAACCGCATGGCCTACAATGCCAAAGGAGAAGAAATCATCAATTTCGGAAAGCACAGTGGCAAACGCGTAGTAGATGTGCTCACGCAAGAACCCGCTTATTATGATTGGATGATGAAAAGCGATTTTCCGTTGGATACCAAGCGCAAACTCACAGAAATCAAAATGCGCATGGCTTTTGGAAGAAAGTAG
- a CDS encoding ABC transporter permease, translating to MNLLENIREGLRSIQSNMLRTVLTALIIAIGITSLVGILTAIDGMQSSVNNSFADLGANTFDIMGPRPFRRRSAGRSEKDFPAINYRQALQYKKEIRDTYNATVSISSNVGGAAQVKFRSQKTNPNTRIIGIDENYLTIKGYKLIGGRNLSQTDLDNGLNVVILGSEIAQKLFEGKIDPINQEVVVRGNQYRVVGVLDKKGSLTGGGDDRTLLIPLENGRALAANQQLTFDITTSVNSGEAQELIIEEARGIMRRIRKDRIGKADSFEIESADAIAKNFADISGYLRMGGFGIGIITLLGAAIALMNIMLVSVTERTREIGIRKSLGATPRLIRIQFLIEAIVVCILGGIGGLILGIGIGNLIAKLISANASFIVPWFWMFMGILVCIVVGIISGIYPAIKASRLDPIEALRYE from the coding sequence ATGAACCTCCTCGAAAACATCCGCGAAGGCCTCCGTTCGATTCAATCCAACATGCTTCGAACCGTGCTGACTGCCCTTATCATCGCCATTGGAATCACCTCTTTAGTGGGTATTTTGACCGCTATTGATGGCATGCAAAGCTCGGTCAACAATAGTTTCGCGGATTTGGGGGCCAACACCTTTGACATCATGGGGCCTCGGCCCTTCCGCCGACGTTCCGCAGGGCGCAGCGAAAAAGACTTTCCCGCTATCAACTACCGGCAAGCCCTTCAATACAAAAAAGAAATCAGGGATACCTACAACGCCACCGTTTCTATTTCTTCTAACGTTGGTGGGGCAGCACAGGTAAAATTTCGTTCTCAAAAAACCAACCCTAATACGCGCATTATAGGCATTGATGAAAATTATTTGACCATCAAAGGCTATAAGTTAATCGGCGGGCGTAACCTCTCACAAACCGACTTAGACAACGGACTCAATGTGGTTATTCTCGGTTCAGAAATTGCGCAGAAATTGTTTGAAGGAAAAATTGACCCTATCAATCAGGAGGTGGTTGTTCGTGGTAATCAATACCGCGTTGTGGGCGTTCTTGATAAAAAAGGTTCGCTCACTGGCGGCGGCGATGACCGCACCCTGTTAATACCTCTAGAAAACGGAAGGGCCCTGGCCGCCAATCAACAGCTCACCTTCGACATCACCACTTCTGTTAACAGCGGTGAAGCACAAGAACTCATCATTGAAGAAGCGCGGGGTATTATGCGCCGTATCCGAAAAGACCGTATTGGCAAAGCTGATTCGTTTGAAATTGAAAGCGCAGACGCCATCGCCAAGAATTTCGCCGATATTTCGGGCTATTTACGCATGGGAGGATTTGGCATCGGTATCATCACGTTATTGGGTGCTGCCATTGCTTTAATGAACATCATGCTGGTATCGGTAACAGAGCGTACACGCGAAATTGGGATTCGGAAATCACTGGGAGCCACACCGCGCCTCATACGGATTCAATTTTTGATTGAAGCCATTGTGGTATGTATTTTGGGCGGAATCGGCGGTTTAATCCTTGGAATCGGCATCGGAAACCTCATTGCTAAGCTTATCAGTGCAAATGCGAGTTTTATTGTTCCGTGGTTTTGGATGTTTATGGGCATATTGGTCTGCATCGTTGTCGGAATTATTTCAGGTATTTATCCAGCCATAAAAGCCTCACGCTTAGACCCTATAGAAGCATTACGCTATGAGTGA
- a CDS encoding MFS transporter yields the protein MSKPIEIPPLTARKNYKWELLVLLWLAFFLNQADRQIFSVVLPLIRKDLGLSDAELGLIASALVWTYGLLVPIAGFIGDRFSRRNILGVSLVFWSLATLSTGFCTTLIQFVLLRGMATGGGEAFYAPSANSLLSEHHPKNRSLALSIHQTAVYFGIILSGLIAGYVGEHYGWQRAFFLFGSFGVLLGFVFFLRVKKDVPAVLNSSVQTFIPDTTPTVGQVARIIVRKPTVWMLTLAFACMVFVNVGYLTWMPSFLAEKFGQSLSEAGFSSLFYHHAGAFLGVLMGGKIADRYAAKKPQSRLIVQALGLLLGAPFIYLMSVSLSPTVTYAALFFFGIFRGWYDSNIVASLYEVVAPNIRSSAYGLMLACAFLVGATSPYILGVLKPTLGLSAGLSYLSFMYVLGATLIGLAVVRFFEKDKNR from the coding sequence ATGAGTAAACCCATTGAAATACCGCCGCTTACCGCCCGCAAAAACTACAAATGGGAATTGCTGGTACTGCTGTGGCTGGCCTTTTTTCTCAATCAGGCCGACCGTCAGATATTTAGCGTGGTGCTGCCGTTGATTCGTAAAGATCTGGGCCTTTCAGATGCTGAATTGGGGCTCATTGCCTCGGCCTTGGTCTGGACGTACGGTCTGTTGGTGCCCATTGCGGGTTTTATCGGCGACCGATTTTCGCGGCGCAACATTCTGGGCGTTAGTCTGGTCTTCTGGTCGTTGGCTACGCTGAGTACGGGTTTTTGCACCACCCTGATTCAGTTCGTACTGTTGCGCGGTATGGCCACGGGTGGGGGAGAGGCCTTTTATGCGCCTTCGGCCAACTCGCTTTTGAGTGAGCACCACCCAAAAAATCGCTCATTGGCCTTGTCTATTCACCAAACGGCGGTGTATTTCGGCATTATTTTGAGCGGATTGATTGCGGGTTACGTGGGCGAACATTACGGATGGCAGCGCGCCTTTTTTCTCTTCGGCAGTTTTGGGGTTTTGCTTGGCTTCGTGTTTTTCCTGCGGGTAAAAAAAGATGTACCGGCGGTGCTGAACAGTTCCGTGCAAACTTTTATACCGGACACTACGCCTACCGTTGGTCAAGTTGCCCGCATTATCGTTCGTAAACCTACAGTTTGGATGCTGACGTTGGCGTTTGCCTGTATGGTATTTGTCAATGTGGGCTATCTGACGTGGATGCCTTCATTTTTGGCCGAAAAATTTGGTCAATCGCTCAGTGAAGCAGGCTTCTCTTCGCTGTTTTATCACCATGCAGGTGCATTTTTAGGCGTACTGATGGGCGGTAAAATCGCCGACCGTTACGCCGCCAAAAAACCGCAGAGTCGGTTGATTGTGCAGGCGTTAGGGCTATTGCTGGGCGCACCTTTCATCTATCTGATGAGCGTCAGCCTTTCCCCAACGGTCACCTATGCAGCGCTGTTTTTCTTTGGAATATTTCGGGGTTGGTATGATTCAAATATCGTGGCGTCACTGTATGAAGTCGTAGCGCCCAACATCCGTTCGTCGGCCTATGGATTGATGCTGGCCTGTGCGTTTCTGGTAGGCGCTACGTCGCCGTATATTTTGGGCGTGCTCAAACCCACGCTAGGCTTGTCGGCGGGGTTATCCTATCTGTCATTTATGTATGTGCTGGGGGCTACACTCATCGGTTTGGCGGTAGTTCGGTTTTTTGAAAAGGATAAAAACCGCTGA
- a CDS encoding ISAon1 family transposase N-terminal region protein — protein sequence MKHLLPDFILTYLELMRVEKMADVVHVYLEEKNYRSSSGHKKDLLSKAFLPEIAICGFPIRDKKVFLHIKRRRWLNTALKRVKLSNEIGKRDIQKSPLVISGPFCKM from the coding sequence GTGAAGCACCTCTTACCTGATTTTATTCTAACCTATTTGGAGTTGATGCGTGTGGAGAAAATGGCTGATGTGGTCCATGTTTATTTGGAAGAGAAAAATTACCGGTCCTCCTCTGGGCATAAAAAGGACTTACTATCGAAAGCTTTTCTGCCTGAGATTGCGATTTGCGGCTTTCCGATTCGGGATAAGAAAGTCTTCTTACACATCAAGCGCCGTCGTTGGCTTAACACAGCACTAAAAAGGGTAAAGTTGAGCAACGAGATTGGCAAGAGAGATATACAGAAAAGCCCACTGGTGATAAGCGGGCCTTTCTGTAAAATGTAG
- a CDS encoding SMP-30/gluconolactonase/LRE family protein — protein sequence MKAKEQMLDIELLAEGLQFPEGPAFAADGSLWAVELKGGNLVQLKDGRLHRFPVGGGPNGIAIDGAGYIWFCDSEQNAVRRFDLKTQQTETIVHQCRNETLNKPNDLAFDGYGNLVFTCPGNSRREPTGYVCVLTAAGEVRKIATGMYFPNGLAFSADGKELIIAETYRHSLWKGRWNAKDGSWEEAKLWCVIGGPDGPGGPDGMAFGEDKNLYVAVYGTASVRVISPEGSVIGLIPLPGQNPTNCAFTPLRKGNLVITEAEKGQILGCKPF from the coding sequence ATGAAGGCAAAAGAACAAATGTTGGACATTGAACTATTGGCCGAAGGGTTACAATTTCCAGAGGGCCCCGCCTTTGCGGCGGATGGAAGTTTGTGGGCAGTAGAATTGAAAGGAGGAAATTTGGTTCAACTCAAAGACGGCCGACTTCATCGCTTTCCCGTTGGTGGCGGTCCCAATGGCATTGCCATCGACGGAGCGGGATATATTTGGTTTTGTGATTCGGAACAAAACGCCGTTCGTCGATTTGATCTAAAGACCCAACAAACCGAAACCATAGTTCATCAATGTAGAAATGAAACATTAAATAAACCCAATGACCTTGCCTTTGATGGGTACGGAAACCTGGTTTTTACCTGCCCTGGCAATTCCCGTAGGGAGCCGACCGGCTATGTTTGCGTATTAACCGCAGCGGGTGAGGTCAGGAAAATTGCCACTGGCATGTATTTTCCCAACGGATTGGCGTTTAGCGCTGACGGCAAGGAACTTATCATTGCCGAAACATACAGGCATAGCCTCTGGAAAGGCCGTTGGAATGCCAAAGATGGAAGTTGGGAGGAAGCAAAATTATGGTGTGTCATCGGTGGCCCCGATGGCCCAGGCGGCCCAGACGGAATGGCCTTCGGGGAAGACAAAAATCTGTACGTAGCCGTTTATGGTACCGCCTCCGTCAGGGTGATAAGTCCAGAAGGAAGCGTCATCGGGCTGATACCTTTGCCAGGGCAAAATCCCACCAACTGCGCCTTTACTCCTCTCAGAAAAGGGAATTTAGTGATTACAGAAGCTGAAAAAGGGCAAATCCTAGGTTGTAAACCCTTTTGA